From Coriobacteriaceae bacterium, a single genomic window includes:
- a CDS encoding ribose-phosphate pyrophosphokinase, with product MPINDPEKSENMRKSIRVYSGSSNRPLAQKIAEYLGVELSGLTLKQFANGEIYARYDETVRGADVFLIQSVAGGNVNDMLMELLIATDAAKRASARSITAVITHYGYARQDRKAGPREPITARLVANLLERAGVNRIITLDLHQGQIQGFFDIPVNHLSALPLFGQYYNDMHFDTDNLVVVSPDVGRAKAAKKLSDMLGCDLAIAHKGRPRHNAAEVMGIIGDIKGKTCIINDDMIDTAGTLCANVKELKAMGAGDIYVCATHGIFSGPAIERLNDAPIVECVVTDAIPVEVGGKIKTISVAEEFAQAISAVYHEEPVSTLVGGDFAL from the coding sequence ATGCCGATTAATGATCCCGAGAAGTCGGAGAATATGCGCAAGTCCATCCGCGTGTATTCCGGTTCCTCCAACCGTCCCCTCGCTCAGAAGATCGCTGAGTACCTTGGGGTCGAGCTTTCGGGCCTTACGCTTAAGCAGTTCGCCAACGGTGAGATTTACGCCCGCTACGACGAGACCGTCCGCGGCGCCGACGTCTTCCTGATTCAGTCCGTGGCCGGCGGCAACGTCAACGACATGCTCATGGAGCTGCTCATCGCCACCGACGCTGCCAAGCGCGCATCCGCTCGCTCCATCACCGCCGTCATCACCCACTACGGCTATGCCCGCCAGGACCGCAAGGCCGGCCCGCGCGAGCCCATCACCGCCCGCCTCGTCGCCAACCTGCTCGAGCGCGCCGGCGTCAACCGCATCATCACCCTCGACCTGCACCAGGGCCAGATCCAGGGCTTCTTCGATATCCCGGTTAACCACCTGTCCGCACTGCCGCTGTTTGGCCAGTACTACAACGACATGCACTTCGACACCGACAACCTGGTTGTCGTCTCCCCCGACGTGGGCCGCGCCAAGGCTGCCAAGAAGCTGTCCGACATGCTCGGCTGCGACCTTGCCATCGCCCATAAGGGTCGTCCGCGCCACAACGCCGCCGAGGTCATGGGCATCATCGGTGACATCAAGGGCAAGACCTGCATCATCAACGACGACATGATCGACACCGCTGGCACCCTGTGCGCCAACGTCAAGGAGCTCAAAGCCATGGGCGCCGGCGACATCTACGTGTGCGCCACCCACGGCATCTTCTCCGGCCCGGCTATCGAGCGCCTCAACGACGCCCCCATCGTCGAGTGCGTCGTCACCGACGCCATCCCCGTCGAGGTCGGCGGCAAGATCAAGACCATCTCGGTCGCCGAGGAATTCGCTCAAGCCATCTCCGCCGTTTACCACGAGGAGCCCGTCTCCACGCTCGTCGGCGGCGACTTCGCGCTGTAA
- the glmU gene encoding bifunctional UDP-N-acetylglucosamine diphosphorylase/glucosamine-1-phosphate N-acetyltransferase GlmU, with protein sequence MDATAIILAAGEGTRMKSNHCKVSHKILGKPMVQWIVDATIKAGCSRVVVVIGSHADEMRALIDGAYANSATKVECVEQTERLGTGHAVKVALEACGIADGPVVVLNGDLPLITADTVAKFAQTVATGELACAVMTMTPPDPFGYGRIELGADGQIERIIEQKDCTPEQAATLLECNAGCYAFDGAQLAAHINEIDNDNAQSEYYLPDMLEILKGHGQAVSIFHCDDYRDGLGVNSRIQLAQLTAIARDRINEHWMAEGVTFIDPTQAWIGPDATIGRDTIVWPQTHLIGHVTVGEECQLGPNSRLTDTTVGSGCIIDETIAIEAVIENGVDCGPRAYLRPGTHMLDGSKAGTHVEIKKSTIGEGSKVPHLSYIGDTTMGSGVNVGAGSITCNYDGVHKHKTVIGNDAFIGSDTMMVAPAQIGDGALVAAGSVITEPVPADALGLGRARQVNIEGWAADYRRRLHEDDEV encoded by the coding sequence ATGGACGCAACCGCAATTATCCTCGCTGCCGGCGAGGGCACCCGTATGAAGTCGAACCACTGCAAGGTTTCGCACAAGATCCTGGGCAAGCCCATGGTTCAGTGGATCGTCGACGCCACCATCAAGGCCGGCTGCAGCCGCGTCGTGGTCGTCATCGGCAGCCACGCCGACGAGATGCGCGCCCTCATCGACGGCGCCTACGCCAACAGCGCCACCAAGGTCGAGTGCGTCGAGCAGACCGAGCGCCTGGGCACCGGCCACGCCGTAAAGGTCGCGCTCGAGGCCTGCGGCATCGCCGATGGTCCCGTCGTCGTACTCAACGGCGACCTGCCGCTCATCACCGCCGACACCGTCGCCAAGTTCGCGCAGACCGTCGCCACCGGCGAGCTCGCCTGCGCCGTCATGACCATGACCCCGCCCGACCCCTTTGGCTACGGCCGCATCGAGCTGGGCGCCGACGGCCAGATCGAGCGCATCATCGAGCAGAAGGACTGCACGCCTGAGCAGGCCGCCACGCTGCTGGAGTGCAACGCCGGCTGCTACGCCTTCGACGGCGCACAGCTCGCCGCCCACATTAACGAGATCGACAACGACAACGCGCAGTCCGAGTACTACCTGCCCGACATGCTCGAGATTCTCAAAGGTCACGGCCAGGCGGTCTCCATCTTCCACTGCGACGACTACCGCGACGGCCTGGGCGTCAACAGCCGCATCCAGCTCGCCCAGCTCACCGCCATCGCGCGCGACCGCATCAACGAGCACTGGATGGCCGAGGGCGTCACCTTCATCGACCCCACGCAGGCTTGGATCGGCCCCGACGCCACCATCGGCCGCGACACCATCGTGTGGCCGCAGACGCATCTGATCGGCCACGTCACCGTGGGCGAGGAGTGCCAGCTCGGCCCCAACAGCCGCCTCACCGACACCACCGTCGGTAGCGGCTGCATCATCGATGAGACTATCGCCATCGAGGCCGTCATCGAGAACGGCGTCGACTGCGGCCCGCGCGCCTACCTGCGCCCGGGCACCCACATGCTCGACGGCTCCAAGGCCGGCACGCACGTGGAGATCAAGAAGTCCACGATCGGCGAGGGCTCCAAGGTGCCGCATCTGTCCTACATCGGCGACACCACCATGGGTTCCGGCGTCAACGTGGGCGCAGGCTCCATCACCTGCAACTACGACGGCGTCCACAAGCACAAGACCGTCATCGGCAACGATGCCTTCATCGGCTCCGACACCATGATGGTCGCGCCCGCCCAGATCGGCGACGGCGCGCTCGTGGCAGCAGGCTCCGTCATCACCGAGCCGGTCCCGGCCGACGCACTCGGCCTGGGTCGCGCCCGTCAGGTAAATATTGAGGGCTGGGCCGCCGATTATCGCCGCCGTCTGCACGAGGACGACGAGGTATAA
- a CDS encoding energy-coupling factor transporter transmembrane protein EcfT, with protein MREDSGAEPMAAFSISHPAVPALYIVLTLGLTMFSMQPVLIALSLAGGLAYGFATRGAARTLGALRWQLPVILIIALVNPLFSASGSTELFRIGMRAVYLESMVYGLCMGGLFVASVLWFEAAASMLEYDKVLALLGNAAPVIALMISMCMRLIPQFLRRGRTVLAVQDAIDVPGRAPTDPVRSRLRASSVLMGWGLEDSLERADAMRSRGWGAVSRRTTYARYRLGRGDVAALVGLALFGVVTVTVAWTATTQYSFYPQLSVPAPWPGYVVYAAWMVLPCALHAIDEKRFG; from the coding sequence ATGCGAGAGGATTCGGGCGCCGAGCCCATGGCGGCATTCTCGATATCGCATCCGGCGGTGCCGGCGCTCTATATAGTGTTGACGCTGGGGCTCACCATGTTCTCGATGCAGCCGGTGTTGATCGCGCTGTCGCTTGCGGGTGGGCTGGCGTATGGATTTGCGACGCGCGGGGCTGCCCGCACGTTGGGTGCGCTGCGCTGGCAGCTGCCGGTGATTTTGATTATCGCGCTGGTCAATCCGCTGTTTAGCGCCTCGGGCTCGACGGAGCTGTTCCGCATTGGCATGCGCGCGGTGTATTTGGAGAGCATGGTGTACGGCCTGTGCATGGGCGGGCTGTTTGTGGCGAGCGTGCTGTGGTTTGAGGCCGCGGCGTCGATGCTCGAATACGACAAGGTGCTCGCGTTGCTGGGTAATGCCGCACCGGTGATTGCGCTTATGATCTCGATGTGCATGCGGCTGATCCCGCAGTTTTTGCGTCGCGGCCGCACCGTGTTGGCGGTGCAGGACGCGATTGATGTGCCGGGGCGCGCGCCCACCGATCCTGTGCGCTCGCGCTTGCGGGCGTCGAGCGTGCTGATGGGCTGGGGTTTGGAAGATTCGCTTGAGCGTGCGGACGCCATGCGCTCGCGCGGATGGGGTGCCGTGTCTCGTCGTACGACGTATGCGCGGTATCGGCTGGGGCGCGGCGATGTTGCTGCGCTGGTTGGGCTTGCACTGTTTGGCGTGGTCACGGTGACAGTGGCGTGGACCGCGACGACGCAGTATTCGTTTTATCCGCAGCTCTCGGTGCCGGCGCCGTGGCCGGGCTATGTCGTGTACGCTGCCTGGATGGTGCTGCCTTGCGCGTTGCACGCGATTGATGAGAAGAGGTTTGGCTGA
- a CDS encoding ATP-binding cassette domain-containing protein, with protein sequence MARFDRSSAAGVAYGSAAPAIEVRGLSFAYPGAEAPVLEGLDWRVSQGAFALLVGGTGSGKSTLLSLLKPEIAPTGERAGDARVLGESVADMDVRTSAERVGYVFQDPENQIVCETVWHEMAFGLENLGLARDEMRRRVAETSYFFGLEDWLHRDTDTLSGGRKQLLSLAAVLALRPRVLLLDEPTSQLDPVAEKSFLHALFRVNRELGCTVVVATHQPRPMLEYATCAYRIEDGRVREVADMASLGRRESLLSDDMLGWGAIRCANKGVFSRREDNLGSLEPPGDVSSAKKSSELDKSSEFVAQTSLENGSEAFPRTDGSRILQKMHGGSATTLSEGWFRYDRAGGWVLRGLDVSFSAGAVHAIVGGNGCGKSTMLSVLAKTAKLQRGRMVRGAASAALLPQNPKALLVAETVRDELMEWASTCGYDENLARERAAQLGLDGLETRHPYDLSGGQRQLLALAKLLLIGPELLLLDEPTKGLDLESRRIIARALRDHAKAGGTVIMATHDLDFAEQVADDVAMMFDGEIACMEPPADFFADNVFYRA encoded by the coding sequence ATGGCTCGGTTTGATAGGAGCTCGGCGGCGGGTGTGGCATATGGCTCGGCCGCGCCGGCGATTGAGGTGCGGGGCCTTAGTTTTGCCTATCCCGGGGCCGAGGCACCGGTGCTCGAGGGGCTTGATTGGCGTGTTTCCCAAGGTGCGTTTGCGCTGCTTGTTGGCGGTACCGGTTCGGGCAAGTCGACGCTACTCTCGCTGCTCAAACCCGAGATCGCGCCGACGGGCGAGCGCGCTGGCGATGCGCGCGTGCTGGGCGAGAGCGTTGCCGACATGGATGTTCGGACGTCCGCGGAGCGCGTGGGCTATGTGTTTCAGGATCCCGAGAACCAGATTGTGTGCGAGACCGTGTGGCACGAGATGGCGTTTGGCCTGGAAAACTTGGGGCTAGCGCGTGACGAGATGCGTCGTCGCGTGGCCGAGACCAGCTATTTCTTTGGGCTGGAGGATTGGCTCCACCGCGATACCGATACGCTTTCGGGTGGTCGCAAGCAGCTGCTGTCGTTGGCCGCCGTGTTGGCGCTCCGCCCGCGCGTGCTGCTGCTCGATGAGCCCACGTCTCAGCTCGACCCCGTTGCCGAGAAGAGTTTTCTGCATGCGCTGTTTCGCGTGAATCGCGAGCTGGGCTGCACGGTTGTTGTGGCGACGCATCAGCCGCGCCCAATGCTCGAATACGCGACGTGTGCGTACCGGATTGAGGACGGTCGCGTGCGCGAGGTGGCGGATATGGCTTCTTTGGGACGCCGAGAATCGCTGTTGTCCGATGACATGTTGGGGTGGGGTGCCATCCGATGTGCAAATAAAGGAGTATTCAGCAGGCGTGAGGACAATTTGGGCTCTCTGGAGCCGCCCGGGGACGTATCGAGCGCGAAAAAAAGTTCGGAATTGGACAAATCGTCCGAATTTGTGGCGCAAACGTCGCTCGAGAACGGCTCGGAAGCCTTTCCGCGCACGGATGGAAGCAGAATACTCCAAAAAATGCACGGCGGGTCGGCTACCACCCTGTCGGAAGGCTGGTTTCGCTACGATCGCGCGGGCGGTTGGGTGCTGCGCGGGCTCGATGTGTCGTTTTCGGCTGGCGCGGTGCATGCGATCGTGGGCGGTAACGGCTGCGGTAAGTCGACAATGCTTTCGGTGCTGGCGAAGACCGCCAAGCTGCAGCGCGGCCGCATGGTGCGCGGAGCGGCCTCGGCGGCGCTGCTGCCTCAGAATCCCAAAGCATTGCTGGTTGCCGAGACGGTGCGCGACGAGCTGATGGAATGGGCCTCGACCTGCGGATATGACGAGAACTTGGCGCGGGAGCGTGCGGCGCAACTGGGATTGGACGGCCTGGAGACGCGCCACCCTTACGACCTCTCGGGCGGACAGCGCCAGCTGCTTGCGCTGGCAAAGCTGCTGCTGATCGGCCCCGAGCTGCTGCTGCTTGACGAGCCCACGAAGGGCCTTGACCTGGAGAGCCGCCGCATCATCGCCCGCGCCCTGCGTGACCATGCGAAGGCTGGCGGCACCGTCATCATGGCTACGCACGATTTGGACTTTGCCGAGCAGGTAGCCGACGACGTCGCCATGATGTTTGACGGCGAGATTGCCTGCATGGAGCCCCCGGCCGACTTCTTTGCCGACAACGTGTTCTATAGGGCGTGA
- a CDS encoding ECF transporter S component, whose protein sequence is MTDCRFSRLLTKLEIPLLLAVPAVMAAALLAGVEQAALAMLVVVALVLALFFAGYEASRPGLRQIMPTLVLAALAAAGRILFGPIPDFKPVSAIAIIAGATLGRRNGFMVGALAALTSNFFFGQGMWTPWQMYAWGLAGYVGGALAHAGAFDRADGTVRMPALMAYGFASGLLYGVVINAYDIIGFVQPLTWAGAVARLATAVPFDITHGLATCVFLAALYKPWCRRINRVVVKYGL, encoded by the coding sequence ATGACGGACTGTCGTTTCTCGCGTTTACTCACAAAACTGGAGATCCCGCTGTTGTTGGCGGTGCCGGCGGTGATGGCAGCGGCGTTGCTGGCGGGCGTTGAGCAGGCGGCGCTTGCCATGCTTGTCGTGGTGGCGCTGGTGCTTGCACTGTTCTTTGCGGGTTACGAGGCATCTCGTCCGGGTTTGCGCCAGATTATGCCCACGCTGGTGCTGGCGGCGCTGGCGGCGGCGGGGCGCATCCTGTTTGGGCCCATTCCCGACTTTAAACCGGTGAGCGCCATCGCCATTATCGCGGGGGCGACGCTTGGTCGCCGCAATGGTTTTATGGTTGGCGCGCTGGCGGCGCTGACCAGCAATTTCTTTTTTGGGCAGGGCATGTGGACGCCATGGCAGATGTATGCCTGGGGCCTGGCTGGCTATGTTGGCGGTGCGCTGGCGCATGCCGGTGCGTTCGACCGTGCGGATGGAACCGTGCGCATGCCGGCGCTGATGGCGTACGGCTTTGCTTCGGGTCTGCTGTACGGCGTGGTGATCAACGCGTACGACATTATCGGTTTTGTTCAACCGCTCACCTGGGCAGGCGCCGTAGCGCGTCTTGCCACGGCGGTGCCATTCGATATCACGCACGGCCTTGCGACCTGCGTGTTTTTGGCCGCCTTGTACAAGCCTTGGTGCCGTCGCATTAACCGTGTCGTCGTGAAATACGGACTGTAG
- a CDS encoding exodeoxyribonuclease III: protein MPQTYTFASWNVNGLRAVLKKDPSFIQIAQDLDVDVLALQETKLQEGQVDIDLPGYHQTWSYAERKGYSGTAVFSRQEPLRVLRADALLPYAGEGEAAELVAQAATEGRVCALEFDKFWFVDVYTPNAQNELARIDVRMAWDDAYRGFLNALECETGKPVVTCGDFNVAHEEIDLKNPKSNRGNAGFSDEERGKFTELLNGGFTDTWRAANPDVEGVYSWWSYRFNARKNNAGWRIDYFLVSDSIAANVRDTGIRGDIFGSDHCPVTLTLEL, encoded by the coding sequence ATGCCTCAGACTTACACTTTCGCCTCGTGGAACGTCAACGGCCTGCGCGCCGTGCTCAAAAAGGACCCGAGCTTTATCCAGATCGCGCAGGACCTCGATGTCGATGTCTTGGCGCTGCAAGAGACCAAGTTGCAAGAAGGCCAGGTCGATATCGACCTGCCCGGCTATCACCAAACCTGGAGCTACGCCGAGCGCAAGGGCTACTCGGGCACCGCGGTCTTTAGCCGCCAGGAACCGCTGCGCGTACTGCGCGCCGATGCGCTGCTGCCCTACGCCGGCGAGGGCGAGGCGGCCGAGCTCGTCGCCCAAGCCGCGACCGAGGGCCGCGTCTGCGCGCTGGAGTTCGACAAGTTCTGGTTTGTGGATGTCTACACTCCCAACGCGCAAAACGAACTCGCCCGCATCGACGTGCGCATGGCCTGGGACGATGCCTACCGCGGCTTTTTGAACGCGCTCGAGTGCGAGACCGGCAAACCCGTCGTGACCTGCGGCGACTTTAACGTGGCGCACGAGGAGATCGACCTTAAGAACCCCAAGTCCAACCGCGGCAACGCAGGCTTTTCGGACGAGGAGCGCGGCAAGTTTACCGAGCTGCTCAACGGCGGGTTTACCGATACCTGGCGCGCGGCAAACCCCGACGTCGAGGGCGTCTACAGCTGGTGGAGCTACCGCTTTAATGCCCGCAAGAACAACGCAGGCTGGCGCATCGATTACTTTCTGGTAAGCGATTCGATCGCCGCCAACGTTCGCGACACCGGTATCCGTGGCGATATCTTCGGCAGCGACCACTGCCCCGTCACCCTCACGCTAGAGCTCTAG
- a CDS encoding NAD-dependent protein deacylase — MTQAITDPKQASAALAELFGTHKRVVFFGGAGVSTASGIPDFRSVDGLYHQQFAYPPETMLSHSFYEAHPAEFFDFYRTKMIALNAKPNRCHTKLAELERAGKLDAVVTQNIDGLHQMAGSQRVFELHGSVHRNICQSCGAVYSAEWICSREHEDAAGVPVCPACGGRIKPDVVLYEEPLDEHVLTGAVAAIAAADALIVGGTSLVVYPAAGLTRYFTGDTLAICNLAPTDQDANADLLISCDIAAAFAF, encoded by the coding sequence ATGACGCAGGCAATAACGGATCCCAAGCAGGCCTCCGCCGCGCTGGCGGAGCTGTTCGGCACCCATAAGCGCGTGGTCTTCTTTGGCGGCGCGGGTGTTTCCACGGCAAGTGGCATCCCCGATTTCCGCAGCGTGGACGGCCTGTATCACCAGCAGTTTGCCTATCCGCCCGAGACCATGCTGTCGCATAGCTTTTACGAGGCGCATCCTGCGGAGTTCTTCGACTTTTACCGCACCAAGATGATCGCGCTTAACGCTAAGCCCAACCGCTGCCACACCAAGCTGGCCGAGCTGGAGCGCGCCGGCAAGCTCGACGCCGTGGTGACGCAAAACATCGACGGCCTGCATCAGATGGCCGGCTCACAGCGCGTGTTCGAGCTGCACGGATCGGTCCATCGCAACATTTGCCAGTCGTGCGGCGCGGTCTATAGCGCCGAGTGGATTTGCTCGCGCGAGCACGAGGACGCCGCGGGCGTGCCTGTGTGTCCTGCGTGCGGCGGGCGCATTAAGCCCGATGTGGTGCTCTACGAGGAGCCGCTCGATGAGCATGTGCTGACCGGTGCCGTTGCCGCCATCGCCGCGGCCGATGCCCTCATTGTGGGCGGGACCTCGCTCGTGGTGTATCCGGCGGCAGGCCTTACGCGATACTTTACCGGCGATACGCTGGCCATTTGCAATCTTGCTCCCACCGATCAGGATGCAAATGCCGACCTGCTGATTTCTTGCGACATCGCGGCCGCGTTTGCGTTCTAG
- the folP gene encoding dihydropteroate synthase — translation MANDSKTWRCGKYELSFDRPRIMGVLNVTPDSFSDGGEHFDPDAAIEYGLAMLDAGADIIDVGGESTRPGFTPVNPDEEARRVLPVVRALAKEGAIVSIDTRHVAVAKAAVRCGASIVNDVTGFTDPKMVEFVKTSTCGVIVMHAGEVAAPARAHATVQLDTSAAAFVAEKAREAAAEAAREAEKPARRRRGKLLGEPKPEAKLPGGVVQPSLPFGEPEPTSEPATELGQETPAAEQAAAAETVAPAPEAAPAATEAESESNDRLAAMMRRSARREEAYVPTSQLRRFTLPDSAPIMRRVMGFLSDQARTLIHAGVSRDRICIDPGPGFGKSANEDIVIQRETAKMASLGYPLMCAVSRKRFVGAVSGVTEAAERDAATFGVCLGAIQAGANIVRVHDAAGFAQFLNGYWAVAKPQPRRAFVAVGSNLGHRCDNIRAAREMIAEIPLTCVSNSSKIYESEPAYETRQDAFANAVIEIKTELAPLVLLDELMKIEAELGRDRSKKAKANGPRTIDLDLLWMDGETHGGKKLRLPHPLIGERDFVLVPLEDLMHDPARFFRYNGVEVKEPEDRVGHIVGELGRM, via the coding sequence ATGGCGAACGACAGCAAGACATGGCGGTGCGGAAAGTACGAGCTCAGCTTTGACCGTCCGCGCATCATGGGCGTCCTCAACGTGACGCCCGATTCGTTTAGCGACGGCGGGGAGCACTTCGACCCCGATGCCGCCATCGAGTACGGCCTGGCGATGCTCGATGCCGGCGCCGACATCATCGACGTGGGCGGCGAGTCCACACGCCCTGGTTTTACCCCGGTCAACCCCGACGAGGAGGCTCGCCGCGTGCTGCCCGTGGTGCGCGCGCTGGCCAAGGAGGGCGCCATCGTCTCGATCGACACGCGTCATGTGGCGGTTGCCAAGGCGGCCGTGCGCTGCGGCGCCTCGATCGTCAACGACGTGACGGGCTTCACCGATCCCAAGATGGTCGAGTTTGTTAAGACGAGCACCTGCGGCGTCATCGTGATGCATGCCGGCGAGGTCGCCGCGCCCGCACGCGCGCACGCAACGGTGCAGCTCGATACCTCGGCAGCGGCGTTTGTTGCCGAGAAGGCGCGCGAGGCGGCTGCCGAGGCCGCGCGTGAGGCCGAGAAGCCGGCCCGCCGCCGTCGCGGCAAGTTGCTGGGCGAGCCTAAGCCGGAGGCCAAGCTTCCGGGCGGCGTGGTGCAGCCCTCACTGCCGTTTGGCGAACCGGAGCCCACGTCCGAGCCTGCAACCGAGCTGGGGCAGGAGACGCCGGCCGCCGAGCAGGCTGCTGCCGCCGAGACCGTCGCGCCCGCGCCCGAGGCCGCGCCCGCAGCCACCGAGGCCGAATCGGAGTCCAATGACCGCCTGGCCGCCATGATGCGCCGCAGCGCCCGCCGCGAGGAAGCCTACGTGCCCACCTCGCAGCTCCGCCGCTTCACCCTGCCCGATTCGGCGCCCATCATGCGCCGCGTTATGGGCTTTCTGTCCGACCAGGCCCGCACGCTCATCCATGCCGGCGTGTCGCGCGACCGCATCTGCATCGATCCTGGCCCGGGCTTTGGTAAGTCGGCTAACGAGGATATCGTCATCCAGCGCGAGACTGCCAAGATGGCGTCACTGGGCTATCCGCTCATGTGCGCCGTGTCGCGCAAGCGCTTTGTGGGCGCCGTCTCGGGCGTGACCGAGGCCGCCGAGCGCGATGCCGCTACGTTTGGCGTGTGCCTGGGCGCCATCCAGGCCGGTGCCAACATCGTGCGCGTGCACGACGCCGCGGGTTTTGCGCAGTTCCTGAACGGTTACTGGGCGGTTGCCAAGCCGCAGCCGCGCCGCGCGTTTGTGGCTGTGGGCTCCAACCTGGGGCATCGCTGCGACAACATCCGCGCCGCACGCGAGATGATCGCCGAGATTCCACTCACCTGCGTGTCTAACTCCTCCAAGATTTACGAGAGCGAGCCTGCCTACGAGACGCGCCAGGACGCGTTTGCCAACGCCGTCATCGAGATCAAGACCGAGCTGGCGCCGTTGGTGCTGCTCGACGAGCTTATGAAGATCGAGGCTGAGCTAGGGCGCGACCGCTCCAAAAAGGCCAAGGCCAACGGCCCGCGCACCATCGATCTGGACCTGCTGTGGATGGACGGCGAGACCCACGGCGGCAAAAAGCTGCGCCTGCCGCATCCGCTGATCGGCGAACGCGACTTTGTGCTGGTGCCGCTCGAGGACCTGATGCACGACCCGGCGCGGTTCTTCCGCTACAACGGTGTCGAGGTCAAGGAGCCCGAGGACCGCGTGGGCCATATCGTGGGCGAATTGGGGCGTATGTAG